A window of the Coprobacter fastidiosus genome harbors these coding sequences:
- a CDS encoding RHS repeat protein encodes MKNIDKYLFLPFVLCLFVFSDLKADESPADYRINVPSPQAYAFAQYADMPVSLYTGIPSIEVPLFTIEMGNFTFPITLSYHASGIKVSQEASWVGLGWNLNAGGNISRTVRGLDDLMGGYYYQDAQIPDQFDNSRDDIVSLVGVDAYDHVVRINADTEPDVFYYNFAGYSGIFYAKNSGCKEENGFYLSDPEQNLKMSFTYKDQSFGIISPDGTRYLFKPSASTGSATVVLEGFRMPYTDMTRFPFFEDRVQNMITSWDLSEIILPNKEKIEFEYITVAYPFLPSSASIIQKKYLPVYAVKNTGFPVYATEKYETVCSMSMVNYQKFLKKITWSSGYIMFETSSRKDFARNTFKPGGENLKLDKMSLFRTGDSAPFKEVVFHESYFSNPDEPEDQYNLRLRLDSLSVCSGQIREIHRFGYDVRHSLPPKYSFAQDMWGYYNGLNNTIFYPEISVSRNYYKADGKTIVYKKGDILRGADRKPRAEYITTGMLTSMESPEGGVTTFEYEPNDAISEYSEIVFLHKDTLYKPYNVEVDTFHFTLHTDGWIKLDFLYNEGAMGAGGSAYKNNMISIYNSAGKEVKTWGSQNFPDIPFTYTIKDSSKYDKGNYYLVFRTDNYLNQNLKLAFYGHFNRIGLVQGGGVRIFRIKSPVNTREFTYTDATGHASSGIFIRKPFYESMQTYATYSTFLDNDGSIRPVRDGFKEYIVQQSESVYPLAGPSINAAVGYSRVCMTTCSDDKFFKEDYFYHNEEEAVDFRYVGMPGECIYMNGKLLTHNIYEDSQLIKNIKYEYKCDTIAVLNAWFQDYCNMGDIGTYHVPIGHCRIERETEGCFDTRFLTKYWKTTRYKQYNPHNYLPSEISVDDGLKEKTVRTIYTVDLNHIPLYSEMCGNTGNRITDPVEIRTYDNSGLIQKELHTYKKNEKNGSFVPDAVYNYYRGSPRPASDFDGSNISQYGLPDYMFSCYDKYDNVIEVKSRTGESEVYIYGYGGRYVIARIQNATLEEVEKAGIGAVDSFATGTEPSEEEWNKLNALRILLPRALVYVYKYEPMVGVISITDPKGMTLYYEYDAKGRLAVERDGDNNVIRSYRYTLKNEK; translated from the coding sequence ATGAAAAACATCGATAAGTATTTGTTTTTGCCGTTTGTTTTATGCTTGTTTGTTTTTTCCGACCTTAAGGCTGACGAATCTCCTGCAGATTATAGAATAAATGTACCGTCACCGCAAGCCTACGCTTTTGCACAGTATGCCGATATGCCAGTAAGCTTATACACCGGAATACCTTCGATCGAGGTTCCGCTTTTTACAATTGAGATGGGGAATTTTACCTTTCCGATAACATTGAGTTATCATGCGTCCGGAATAAAAGTTTCACAAGAAGCCAGTTGGGTGGGGTTAGGCTGGAACCTGAATGCCGGGGGCAATATAAGTCGTACGGTCAGAGGCCTTGATGATCTTATGGGCGGTTATTATTATCAAGATGCGCAGATTCCTGATCAATTCGATAATTCAAGAGATGATATAGTGTCCTTGGTAGGGGTAGATGCTTATGATCATGTTGTTAGAATCAATGCGGATACGGAACCGGATGTGTTTTACTACAATTTTGCGGGATATAGTGGAATTTTTTATGCTAAAAATTCAGGATGTAAAGAGGAAAACGGTTTTTATCTGAGCGATCCCGAACAGAATCTGAAAATGTCGTTTACTTATAAAGATCAGTCATTCGGTATTATCTCACCGGACGGTACACGATATTTATTCAAGCCGTCCGCCTCCACCGGTTCGGCGACAGTGGTATTGGAAGGATTCAGAATGCCTTATACAGATATGACCCGGTTTCCGTTTTTTGAAGATCGTGTACAAAATATGATTACGAGTTGGGATTTGTCGGAGATTATACTTCCGAATAAGGAAAAGATAGAGTTCGAGTATATTACGGTGGCATATCCTTTTCTTCCGTCAAGTGCCAGTATCATACAGAAAAAATATTTGCCTGTATATGCGGTAAAGAATACCGGATTTCCGGTTTACGCGACAGAAAAATATGAAACCGTTTGTTCGATGAGTATGGTAAATTACCAGAAGTTTCTGAAAAAGATTACATGGAGTTCGGGATATATTATGTTTGAGACAAGTTCTCGGAAAGACTTTGCCCGCAATACATTCAAGCCGGGAGGGGAGAATCTGAAGCTCGATAAGATGTCTTTGTTCCGAACGGGCGACAGTGCGCCCTTTAAGGAGGTCGTTTTTCATGAAAGTTATTTTAGTAACCCTGACGAACCGGAAGATCAGTATAATCTTCGGCTTCGATTAGACTCTCTTTCTGTTTGTTCGGGACAGATTCGGGAAATCCATCGTTTCGGCTATGACGTCCGTCATTCGTTGCCACCCAAATACAGTTTTGCCCAAGATATGTGGGGATATTATAATGGGTTGAATAATACGATATTCTATCCCGAAATTTCTGTATCCCGCAATTATTATAAGGCTGACGGGAAGACGATTGTATATAAAAAAGGAGATATATTGCGGGGGGCGGATCGCAAACCTCGTGCCGAATATATCACCACCGGTATGTTGACTTCTATGGAGTCGCCCGAAGGTGGAGTGACGACATTCGAGTATGAGCCGAATGATGCGATAAGCGAGTATTCCGAGATTGTTTTCTTGCATAAGGACACTCTTTATAAGCCGTATAATGTCGAGGTCGATACATTTCATTTTACATTACATACTGACGGCTGGATAAAACTGGACTTTTTATATAATGAAGGAGCGATGGGTGCTGGAGGCAGTGCGTATAAAAATAATATGATCTCTATCTATAACTCTGCCGGAAAGGAGGTCAAGACATGGGGTAGTCAGAATTTTCCGGATATACCGTTTACATATACGATCAAGGATTCGAGCAAATATGATAAAGGAAACTATTATTTGGTATTCAGAACCGATAATTATCTCAACCAGAATCTGAAACTGGCTTTTTACGGACACTTTAACAGGATCGGCCTTGTACAGGGCGGAGGGGTGAGAATATTCCGGATAAAGTCTCCCGTAAATACGAGAGAGTTTACTTATACCGACGCGACAGGACATGCCTCTTCCGGGATCTTTATACGCAAACCTTTTTATGAAAGTATGCAGACTTATGCTACATATAGTACTTTCCTTGATAACGATGGAAGTATTCGGCCGGTTCGGGATGGTTTTAAGGAGTATATAGTTCAGCAGTCCGAATCGGTATATCCGCTTGCCGGTCCGTCGATAAACGCTGCGGTGGGTTATAGTCGTGTTTGTATGACGACCTGTTCTGACGATAAATTTTTCAAAGAAGATTACTTTTATCACAATGAAGAGGAGGCTGTAGATTTCAGATATGTCGGGATGCCTGGTGAATGTATATATATGAACGGGAAGTTGCTGACGCATAATATTTATGAAGACTCTCAATTGATAAAAAATATCAAGTATGAATATAAATGCGATACCATAGCCGTTTTGAACGCGTGGTTTCAGGATTATTGCAATATGGGAGATATAGGAACATATCATGTGCCGATAGGGCATTGCCGGATCGAGCGGGAGACCGAAGGCTGTTTCGATACTCGTTTTTTGACTAAATATTGGAAGACGACCCGTTATAAACAATATAATCCGCATAATTATTTGCCTTCGGAAATCTCGGTCGACGATGGGTTGAAAGAGAAAACCGTGCGCACTATTTATACGGTCGATTTGAATCATATACCGCTTTATAGCGAAATGTGCGGTAATACCGGTAACCGGATAACCGATCCGGTCGAGATTCGCACTTATGATAATAGCGGACTGATACAAAAAGAGCTGCATACTTATAAAAAAAATGAGAAAAACGGGAGTTTCGTACCTGATGCTGTGTATAACTATTACAGGGGATCTCCGAGACCGGCAAGCGATTTTGACGGGAGTAATATTTCTCAGTACGGGTTACCCGACTATATGTTCTCTTGTTATGATAAATATGATAATGTTATCGAAGTGAAGAGCCGGACGGGAGAAAGCGAAGTTTATATATACGGATACGGCGGTCGGTATGTGATTGCCCGCATTCAGAACGCTACGCTCGAAGAAGTGGAAAAAGCGGGTATAGGAGCGGTTGATTCTTTTGCGACCGGGACGGAACCGAGCGAGGAGGAATGGAACAAGCTGAATGCGCTCCGAATATTATTGCCCCGTGCGTTGGTATATGTTTATAAATATGAACCGATGGTCGGGGTGATATCGATTACCGATCCCAAAGGAATGACCTTGTATTACGAATAC
- a CDS encoding nucleoside deaminase: MATKDDFMREAIALSIENVKNGGGPFGAVIVKDGEIIARGVNRVTASNDPTAHAEVSAIREAAGKLGRFNLSGCEIYTSCEPCPMCLGAIYWARLDKMYYANTKTDAKDIGFDDSFIYDELELKPADRKLPSETLLRNEAIKAFEMWNIKADKIEY; this comes from the coding sequence ATGGCGACAAAAGATGATTTTATGCGGGAAGCGATAGCGCTTTCTATTGAGAATGTGAAAAATGGAGGAGGTCCTTTCGGTGCGGTGATTGTAAAAGACGGAGAAATTATTGCAAGAGGAGTGAATCGAGTTACGGCATCCAATGATCCTACCGCTCATGCTGAGGTGAGTGCGATACGTGAAGCTGCCGGAAAATTGGGTCGGTTCAATTTGAGCGGCTGTGAAATATACACGTCATGCGAACCTTGTCCTATGTGTCTGGGTGCGATTTATTGGGCTCGACTCGATAAAATGTATTATGCCAATACGAAAACCGATGCTAAGGATATAGGATTTGATGATTCGTTTATTTATGATGAGCTTGAATTAAAACCTGCAGATCGTAAGCTTCCTTCTGAGACTTTGTTGCGGAATGAGGCGATAAAAGCTTTTGAAATGTGGAATATAAAAGCGGATAAAATAGAATATTGA
- the yihA gene encoding ribosome biogenesis GTP-binding protein YihA/YsxC, with translation MEIKSARFIISNTDVTKCPSGNLPEYAFIGRSNVGKSSLINMLTNKKGLAMTSSMPGKTQLINHFLINDAWYLVDLPGYGYAQRGKEGREKIRSIIESYILNRYEMTCLFVLIDCRHEPQKIDVEFLEWLGENEIPFCIVFTKADKLGPVRFKENVEAYKKRLLEDWEKLPPVFYTSSEKKQGRTELLDYIGSINDSLENS, from the coding sequence AAGTGTCCTTCGGGAAATTTACCGGAATATGCCTTTATAGGTCGTTCTAATGTAGGAAAATCGTCGTTGATCAACATGCTTACCAATAAAAAAGGGCTGGCGATGACTTCCTCTATGCCCGGTAAAACGCAGCTTATCAACCATTTTCTGATCAACGATGCTTGGTATTTGGTCGATCTCCCGGGATACGGATATGCACAGCGCGGTAAAGAAGGACGAGAAAAAATACGCAGCATTATAGAGAGCTATATCCTGAACCGTTATGAGATGACTTGCCTGTTTGTTTTGATAGACTGCCGACATGAACCGCAGAAAATCGATGTCGAGTTTTTAGAATGGCTCGGAGAGAACGAAATACCCTTTTGCATAGTATTTACCAAAGCCGATAAATTAGGACCTGTACGTTTTAAGGAAAATGTCGAGGCTTATAAGAAACGTTTGCTTGAAGATTGGGAAAAACTTCCCCCGGTATTTTATACTTCTTCGGAGAAAAAGCAAGGAAGAACGGAATTACTCGATTATATCGGGAGTATAAACGATTCGCTGGAGAACAGTTAA